A genomic stretch from Enterobacteriaceae endosymbiont of Donacia dentata includes:
- the eno gene encoding phosphopyruvate hydratase: protein MSKIKKIIGREILDSRGHPTIEAEVHLNSGIIGIASVPSGASIGSREAVELRDGNKKRFLGKGVLKSINIINTTINKYLFNQNSLNQSYIDNIMINMDNTDNKSNFGANTILAVSLANARAAALFENIPLYKYIGIINNTSKKFFMPLPMINIINGGKHADNNLDIQEFMIQPISAKNIKEAIRYGSEIFHHLFNVLKKNKMITSVGDEGGYAPNLNNNSEVFDLISEAIKNAGFILGKDITFAIDCAASELYYNGKYNLHSENISLSSKEFTHFLLDLTKKYPISSIEDGLDESDWEGFIYQTKLLGNKIQLVGDDLFVTNTKFLKKGIKKKVANAILIKLNQIGSLTETLSTIQLAKKTGYKIIISHRSGETEDSFISDLAVGTNAEQIKTGSMSRSERISKYNQLIRIEEKL, encoded by the coding sequence ATGTCTAAAATAAAAAAAATTATAGGTAGAGAAATTCTTGATTCTAGAGGACACCCAACTATTGAAGCAGAAGTTCATTTAAATAGTGGAATAATAGGAATTGCTTCAGTTCCTTCTGGTGCTTCTATTGGATCTAGAGAAGCAGTGGAATTACGTGATGGAAATAAAAAAAGATTTTTAGGAAAAGGAGTTTTAAAATCTATTAACATAATTAATACTACTATTAATAAATATTTATTTAATCAAAATTCATTAAATCAATCATATATAGATAATATTATGATTAATATGGATAATACTGATAATAAATCTAATTTTGGAGCAAATACTATTTTAGCTGTTTCTCTAGCTAATGCTAGAGCAGCAGCATTATTTGAAAATATACCATTATATAAGTATATAGGTATTATTAATAATACATCAAAAAAATTTTTTATGCCATTACCTATGATTAATATTATTAATGGTGGAAAACATGCAGATAATAATTTAGATATACAAGAATTTATGATACAACCTATTAGTGCAAAGAATATAAAAGAAGCAATACGTTATGGTTCGGAAATTTTCCATCATTTATTTAATGTTCTTAAAAAGAATAAAATGATTACATCAGTAGGTGACGAAGGAGGATATGCTCCAAATTTAAATAATAATAGCGAAGTATTTGATTTAATATCAGAAGCGATTAAAAATGCTGGATTTATTTTAGGTAAAGATATTACTTTTGCTATTGATTGTGCTGCTTCTGAATTATATTATAATGGTAAATATAATTTACATAGTGAAAATATAAGTCTTTCTTCGAAAGAATTTACGCATTTTTTATTAGATTTAACAAAAAAATATCCTATATCCTCTATAGAGGATGGCTTAGATGAATCTGATTGGGAAGGTTTTATTTATCAAACAAAATTACTAGGAAATAAAATCCAATTAGTAGGAGATGATTTATTTGTTACTAATACTAAATTTTTAAAAAAAGGTATAAAAAAAAAAGTTGCTAATGCAATTTTAATAAAACTAAATCAAATTGGTTCTCTTACTGAAACTTTATCTACAATACAATTAGCAAAAAAAACCGGATATAAAATTATTATTTCTCATAGATCAGGAGAAACAGAAGATTCTTTTATATCTGATTTAGCTGTTGGTACTAATGCTGAACAAATTAAAACTGGATCTATGAGTCGTTCTGAAAGAATTTCAAAATATAATCAATTAATTAGAATTGAAGAAAAATTATAA
- the ppa gene encoding inorganic diphosphatase: MNFNNISSGKNIPNDINVIIEISLNSNSIKYEVNKKNGILFVDRFIPTPIIYPFNYGYINNTLSLDGDPLDVVVITKYSILPGSVIRCRPIGLLNMLDESGDDKKIIAVPHKKISKEYCLIKQIRDLPTLIPEQIIYFFKHYKDLEKEKWCKINGWENLKKTHEEILFSINNFKKKH; encoded by the coding sequence ATGAATTTTAATAATATTTCTTCTGGGAAAAATATTCCTAATGATATTAATGTAATAATTGAAATATCTTTAAACTCAAATTCAATAAAATACGAAGTTAACAAAAAAAATGGAATATTATTTGTAGACCGTTTTATTCCTACTCCAATAATTTATCCATTTAATTATGGATATATAAATAATACATTATCTTTAGATGGAGATCCTTTAGATGTAGTTGTTATAACCAAATATTCAATTTTACCTGGTTCTGTAATTAGATGTCGTCCTATAGGATTATTAAATATGTTAGATGAATCTGGTGATGATAAAAAAATAATTGCAGTACCACATAAAAAAATTTCTAAAGAATACTGTTTAATAAAACAAATAAGAGATTTACCTACTTTAATACCAGAACAAATTATATATTTTTTTAAACATTACAAAGATTTAGAAAAAGAAAAATGGTGTAAAATTAATGGTTGGGAAAATTTAAAAAAAACACATGAAGAAATTTTATTTTCTATTAATAATTTTAAAAAAAAACATTAA
- the rpoZ gene encoding DNA-directed RNA polymerase subunit omega, protein MARITVEKAVKKIGNRFDLVIIASKRARQIQIRGKIPLLEEKNDKTTILALREIEQGLINNKILNKYEKNIEQRFQTMNLHNY, encoded by the coding sequence ATGGCTAGAATTACAGTAGAAAAAGCAGTAAAAAAAATAGGTAATAGATTCGATTTAGTTATTATTGCTTCAAAAAGAGCAAGACAAATACAAATAAGAGGTAAAATTCCTTTATTAGAAGAAAAAAATGATAAAACAACCATCTTAGCATTAAGAGAAATTGAACAAGGATTAATTAATAATAAAATACTTAATAAGTATGAAAAAAATATAGAACAAAGATTTCAAACCATGAATTTGCATAATTATTAA